From the Pedobacter cryoconitis genome, one window contains:
- a CDS encoding winged helix-turn-helix transcriptional regulator produces MENSTNDDPQLVIKQENYGQPEDNCSMTNAWKVIGGKWKLLLLNAIRQECPARFGELRKKMQDITQTTLTVQLRELERDGIISRKVYAESPPKVEYQLTGLGQTLIPVMQVLSDWGDNYCQLTKVNTH; encoded by the coding sequence ATGGAAAACAGTACTAATGATGACCCTCAGCTGGTTATAAAACAAGAAAATTACGGGCAGCCGGAAGATAACTGTTCAATGACAAACGCATGGAAGGTGATTGGCGGGAAATGGAAATTACTTTTATTAAATGCAATCCGTCAGGAATGTCCTGCAAGGTTCGGAGAACTGAGAAAGAAAATGCAGGATATTACGCAAACTACCTTAACTGTACAATTGCGTGAACTGGAACGCGATGGCATCATTTCCAGAAAAGTTTATGCAGAATCACCACCTAAAGTAGAATACCAACTCACCGGACTGGGGCAAACACTGATCCCGGTTATGCAGGTCTTGTCAGACTGGGGCGATAACTATTGCCAATTGACTAAAGTTAATACACATTAA